A region of uncultured Carboxylicivirga sp. DNA encodes the following proteins:
- a CDS encoding adenylate/guanylate cyclase domain-containing protein, with translation MESIDSYIERITKLANRNKELNEQLKGWMGWYEDLQHQNEKYHNLLAKYSQKDIDQELKSTRRRKVKRFKMVSILYATVKGFKKLNGHPRAQELVDALDEVYLKFDEIARKYGVLKVKTIGDTFLYAGGVLEENHTNPIDVINTALEMRKVILDCRVEGVHRPFWNISIGIHTGPVLGEPTGRKKLPYNLTGENVNFTSRVGMACPTGCINISNMTYELVKEFFTLNKSGQIPAKYKGLLDMFLVGGILPELSVNGKGILPNRKYNTKYGLIQFMDLQEEVLDLMEQKLPTNLYYHNIKHTIDVITEVELIGWAENLSEEEILILKLAGLFHDSGHTRNYKEHELHGTYIAREILGSYNYPEDLIDKVCNLIMSTKFPPEPKNLMEQVICDSDLDYLGRSDFIPVSNTLYRELKERDMIGTIDEWNQLQLDFITKHQYFTETARNLREVNKQSQIERLEELLQSKASTQQ, from the coding sequence ATGGAAAGCATTGATAGTTACATAGAAAGAATAACAAAACTTGCCAACCGAAATAAGGAACTGAATGAACAGTTGAAAGGCTGGATGGGATGGTACGAGGATCTGCAACATCAAAACGAGAAATATCATAACCTTTTAGCTAAATATTCACAAAAAGATATTGATCAGGAATTAAAAAGTACGCGACGCCGCAAAGTGAAGCGCTTCAAAATGGTATCAATTCTTTATGCAACTGTTAAGGGATTTAAAAAGCTAAATGGCCATCCCCGTGCTCAGGAATTAGTTGATGCTCTTGACGAAGTATACCTTAAGTTCGATGAGATTGCACGCAAATATGGCGTTTTAAAAGTTAAAACCATTGGCGACACATTCCTGTATGCAGGTGGTGTTTTGGAAGAAAACCATACAAACCCCATTGATGTTATTAATACGGCGCTTGAAATGCGAAAAGTTATTCTTGATTGTCGCGTTGAAGGAGTTCATCGCCCTTTCTGGAATATAAGTATCGGAATACATACAGGACCTGTTTTAGGAGAACCAACAGGAAGAAAGAAACTACCCTATAATCTCACCGGTGAAAATGTAAATTTCACATCAAGAGTTGGAATGGCCTGTCCAACAGGTTGTATTAATATTTCGAATATGACTTATGAGCTGGTAAAAGAGTTCTTTACACTAAATAAAAGCGGACAAATACCAGCTAAATACAAGGGACTGTTAGATATGTTTTTAGTTGGAGGAATATTGCCTGAACTTTCAGTTAATGGAAAAGGTATCCTCCCCAACCGAAAGTATAACACAAAATATGGTTTAATCCAGTTTATGGATTTGCAGGAAGAAGTGCTTGATCTGATGGAACAGAAATTACCAACAAACCTGTACTACCATAATATAAAACATACCATCGACGTAATTACTGAAGTAGAGCTAATTGGGTGGGCCGAAAACCTTAGTGAAGAAGAAATACTAATATTAAAATTAGCCGGCCTTTTTCATGATTCGGGACACACTCGTAACTACAAAGAACATGAATTACACGGTACTTACATTGCCCGCGAGATACTAGGCAGTTACAACTACCCGGAAGATTTGATTGATAAAGTATGTAACCTGATTATGTCGACCAAATTTCCTCCTGAACCCAAAAACCTGATGGAACAGGTGATTTGCGATTCAGATCTCGATTATCTTGGAAGAAGCGATTTTATTCCTGTCTCCAACACTTTGTATAGGGAGTTAAAAGAAAGAGATATGATAGGTACTATTGATGAATGGAATCAGCTGCAACTTGACTTCATCACAAAACATCAATACTTCACAGAAACCGCACGTAACCTGAGAGAAGTAAATAAACAAAGCCAAATTGAGCGATTAGAAGAATTATTGCAAAGTAAAGCGTCAACCCAACAATAA
- a CDS encoding Crp/Fnr family transcriptional regulator — MLLTESIKTNFPVFAEDDLLSEMEKYCVVKNLEVGKSLIDIGEEVMFVPLIMKGTVKVVREDADGNELLLYYLNQGDTCASLLTCCMNKTLSEVKVTVLDDVSVLMVPIRIMDEWMRKYTTWRNFVMLSYRQRMEQLLVTIDSIAFKKMDERLLLYLQQRSSELNTHILCGTHQEIADDLHTSREVISRLLKQLERMGRINLSRNKIEIISLV, encoded by the coding sequence ATGTTATTGACCGAATCTATTAAAACCAATTTTCCTGTTTTTGCTGAGGATGATTTACTCAGTGAAATGGAAAAGTATTGTGTTGTCAAAAATCTGGAAGTCGGAAAAAGTCTGATTGATATAGGAGAGGAGGTCATGTTCGTCCCATTAATTATGAAGGGAACGGTTAAAGTAGTCAGAGAAGATGCTGATGGAAATGAGTTGCTTCTGTATTATTTGAATCAGGGTGATACCTGTGCTTCTTTACTCACATGCTGTATGAATAAAACACTTAGTGAAGTAAAGGTAACAGTATTGGATGATGTCAGTGTTTTAATGGTGCCCATCCGTATTATGGATGAATGGATGAGAAAATATACTACCTGGCGTAATTTTGTTATGTTATCGTATCGCCAAAGGATGGAACAATTGCTGGTAACAATTGACAGCATTGCCTTTAAAAAAATGGATGAACGACTTTTGTTGTATCTGCAACAACGTTCTTCTGAGTTAAATACTCATATTCTTTGCGGTACACATCAGGAAATTGCTGATGATTTGCATACTTCACGTGAGGTGATATCGCGATTATTGAAACAACTGGAAAGAATGGGTCGAATCAATCTGTCAAGAAATAAAATTGAAATTATTTCTCTTGTGTGA
- the miaA gene encoding tRNA (adenosine(37)-N6)-dimethylallyltransferase MiaA, which translates to MSASNTPYNLLVILGPTASGKTTFATHLAKKLEGEIISADSRQVYKGMDLGTGKDLEDYTINGVSIPYHLIDIVDAGYKYNVFEYQADFFKAFEKVQQNNHFPIMCGGTGMYIESVLNKYKLINVPNNDALRTQLEGKTIEELTEILQSFKSLHNQTDLETVARAIRAIEIETYYQDHPKIELDLPEVNPLIIGVNIDRNARRKKITDRLKKRLDEGMLDEVRQLIDKGVDPHDLIYYGLEYKYLTLHIIGELTFQEMFDKLNVAIHQFAKRQMTWYRGMERKGATIHWVDAFEPIDQRTDRVLKLLGKTL; encoded by the coding sequence ATGTCTGCAAGCAATACACCATACAATTTATTAGTAATATTAGGTCCAACTGCATCTGGCAAGACCACTTTTGCCACACATCTTGCAAAAAAACTTGAAGGAGAAATCATAAGTGCTGATTCTCGCCAGGTATATAAAGGTATGGATTTAGGAACCGGTAAAGACCTTGAAGATTATACCATTAATGGTGTATCCATCCCTTATCACTTAATTGATATTGTTGATGCTGGCTACAAATACAATGTTTTTGAATACCAGGCTGATTTTTTCAAAGCATTTGAAAAAGTACAGCAGAACAACCACTTTCCGATTATGTGCGGTGGTACAGGAATGTATATTGAATCGGTGCTTAATAAATACAAGTTGATTAATGTGCCTAACAATGATGCATTACGGACACAACTCGAAGGAAAAACAATCGAAGAATTAACAGAGATACTGCAGTCGTTTAAATCATTACACAATCAAACAGATTTAGAGACCGTAGCAAGAGCCATCAGGGCAATTGAAATTGAAACCTATTATCAGGATCATCCGAAAATTGAACTTGATCTACCGGAAGTTAATCCTCTTATAATTGGAGTTAATATTGACAGAAACGCAAGAAGAAAAAAGATTACTGATCGCTTAAAGAAAAGACTAGACGAAGGTATGCTTGATGAAGTCCGTCAGTTAATTGACAAAGGAGTCGATCCTCATGACCTGATATATTATGGCCTAGAATATAAATATCTTACACTCCACATTATTGGTGAACTAACCTTTCAGGAAATGTTTGATAAATTGAATGTTGCCATACATCAATTTGCTAAGCGCCAAATGACATGGTATAGAGGAATGGAACGAAAAGGTGCAACCATTCATTGGGTAGATGCATTTGAACCCATTGATCAAAGAACGGATAGAGTATTAAAACTTTTAGGTAAAACATTATAA
- a CDS encoding methyltransferase: MLKNNYLYFFIYDNTESDLCKLESNYIFNQKEKNKLLLSDKKIEPSISAFIQKRMDILLQADDYSTLITKIKNEKICIDNFKVEYIVLDGDTTEYSKRLEKLKDIGYSINGTPEYYKPAITYALCHYKSVWYFGTLTRNNLEWQKHKQKPFSYSNSININIAKALVNIATQTNTERKILDTCCGVGTIMLEACFAGNTIEGCDINWKVCRQARTNLSHFNYTANVYRSDIKDIANIYDAAIIDLPYNIFSNPGDDTTQHIIESTTKIADRIIIVSITDIREIITNAGLIVSDYCTVKKSGKAKFARSIWICEKKESDLGGTLNMEVIDKKD; encoded by the coding sequence ATGCTTAAAAACAATTATCTATACTTCTTTATATACGACAATACTGAAAGTGACTTATGCAAACTCGAATCGAATTATATTTTTAATCAAAAAGAAAAGAATAAACTCCTTTTATCAGATAAAAAAATTGAACCATCCATCAGCGCATTTATACAAAAAAGAATGGATATCCTCTTACAAGCTGATGATTATTCAACTCTCATAACAAAAATTAAAAATGAGAAAATATGCATCGATAACTTTAAGGTTGAATACATTGTTTTGGATGGAGATACAACTGAGTATTCCAAAAGACTTGAGAAACTAAAAGATATTGGCTATTCTATCAATGGCACCCCAGAGTATTATAAACCTGCAATAACCTATGCACTATGTCATTATAAGAGCGTTTGGTATTTTGGCACATTAACGAGGAATAACCTTGAATGGCAAAAACACAAACAAAAGCCATTTTCTTACAGTAATTCTATTAATATCAATATTGCCAAAGCTCTTGTCAACATTGCTACACAAACCAATACAGAAAGAAAAATACTGGATACTTGTTGTGGCGTTGGCACAATAATGTTAGAAGCCTGTTTTGCAGGAAATACTATTGAAGGATGTGATATTAACTGGAAGGTTTGTAGACAGGCCCGCACTAACCTTTCGCATTTTAACTACACTGCTAATGTTTACCGCTCCGATATAAAAGACATTGCTAACATCTATGATGCCGCCATTATTGACTTACCATACAATATTTTTAGCAATCCAGGTGATGATACAACTCAACATATTATTGAGTCAACAACTAAAATAGCAGATCGAATTATTATTGTATCCATTACTGATATTAGGGAAATTATTACCAATGCAGGACTAATCGTTTCGGATTATTGTACAGTTAAGAAAAGTGGAAAAGCAAAATTTGCCAGAAGCATATGGATCTGTGAAAAGAAAGAATCAGATTTAGGCGGAACATTGAATATGGAAGTTATCGATAAAAAAGATTAA
- a CDS encoding Zn-dependent hydrolase: MNKLLLPLLALLMLSACNQKPSKMYVSSDPELQKKVDNFIPFELTTDLNQLTEKEKQMLPLLFEAAQIMDDLFWKQAWGDKNELLSNTQDETLKKFLKINYGPWERLDDNKPFVADIGTKPAGACFYPKDMTKEEFEALDADKKDDLYTVIKRNEKGNLEVIPYSEAYKEELTKVSELLLKAAALAEDEGLKKYLELRSEALLTNEYQASDMAWMDMKTNTIDFVVGPIENYEDALYGYKAAFEAYILVKDKEWSDKLTRFAALLPDLQKSLPVDEAYKQESPGSDSDLGAYDALFYAGDCNAGSKTIAINLPNDPEVHVTKGSRKLQLKNSMQAKFEKILIPISKVVIDPAQQEHVKFNAFFENTMFHEVAHGLGIKETINDKGGVREALKETYSSMEEAKADILGLFMVSELVKMGELPETDLMDNYVTFMAGIFRSVRFGAASAHGKANMMRFNYFKERGAFSYNEVTGFYTVDFEKMTEAMNSLSADILTIQGDGDYEKAQQTLAEMGTIRPQLQKDLDRIEEAGIPVDIVFEQGPSVIGL; encoded by the coding sequence ATGAATAAACTTTTATTACCATTATTGGCATTATTGATGCTAAGTGCATGTAATCAAAAACCATCAAAAATGTACGTTTCATCTGATCCGGAATTACAAAAAAAGGTTGATAATTTTATCCCTTTTGAATTAACAACTGATTTAAACCAGCTTACTGAAAAAGAAAAGCAAATGCTTCCCTTATTATTTGAGGCTGCTCAAATTATGGATGATTTATTCTGGAAACAAGCCTGGGGCGATAAAAATGAGTTACTTAGCAACACTCAGGATGAAACCTTAAAGAAATTTTTGAAGATAAACTACGGTCCATGGGAAAGACTGGATGATAATAAACCTTTCGTGGCTGATATTGGCACAAAACCAGCTGGTGCCTGTTTCTACCCTAAAGATATGACCAAAGAAGAGTTTGAAGCTTTGGATGCTGATAAGAAAGATGATTTATATACCGTTATCAAACGTAATGAAAAGGGTAACCTGGAAGTTATACCTTATAGCGAAGCTTATAAAGAAGAACTAACCAAAGTGTCTGAATTATTACTAAAAGCTGCTGCTTTAGCTGAAGATGAAGGATTGAAAAAATATCTGGAGTTACGATCAGAGGCTCTTCTTACCAATGAGTATCAGGCCAGTGACATGGCATGGATGGACATGAAAACCAACACCATTGATTTTGTGGTGGGTCCAATCGAGAACTACGAAGATGCGTTGTATGGATACAAAGCTGCTTTTGAAGCTTATATTTTGGTTAAAGACAAAGAATGGTCGGATAAATTAACCCGTTTTGCAGCTCTTCTTCCCGATTTACAAAAATCACTTCCGGTTGATGAAGCATACAAACAGGAAAGTCCGGGAAGCGACAGTGATTTGGGAGCTTACGATGCATTATTCTACGCCGGTGATTGTAATGCAGGAAGTAAAACCATAGCCATTAACCTCCCTAATGATCCGGAGGTACATGTTACTAAAGGAAGCCGCAAACTTCAATTGAAGAACTCGATGCAGGCTAAATTTGAAAAGATTTTAATTCCAATCAGTAAAGTAGTAATTGATCCGGCTCAGCAGGAACATGTTAAATTCAATGCTTTTTTTGAAAACACTATGTTCCATGAAGTTGCTCATGGATTGGGTATTAAAGAAACGATAAATGATAAAGGCGGTGTGCGCGAAGCATTAAAAGAAACTTATTCATCGATGGAGGAAGCTAAAGCTGATATACTTGGATTGTTTATGGTGAGCGAACTGGTAAAAATGGGTGAGTTACCAGAAACAGATTTAATGGACAATTACGTCACTTTTATGGCAGGTATCTTCCGTTCAGTGCGTTTTGGAGCTGCCAGTGCTCACGGAAAAGCCAACATGATGCGTTTTAACTATTTTAAGGAAAGAGGTGCATTCAGTTATAATGAAGTAACAGGTTTTTATACTGTTGATTTCGAAAAGATGACAGAAGCGATGAATAGTCTTTCTGCAGATATATTAACCATTCAAGGTGATGGTGATTACGAAAAAGCTCAACAAACTTTGGCCGAAATGGGCACCATCCGTCCTCAATTACAAAAAGATCTTGATAGAATTGAAGAAGCAGGTATTCCTGTTGATATTGTTTTTGAACAAGGTCCTTCAGTGATTGGATTATAA